The Paramicrobacterium fandaimingii DNA segment AAATCGTCCGTCGGACGCAAGGGTGGCAAAGCGGGGGATTACGAAGACTGGACCGTTGATGAGCTGAAGTCGCGGGCCAAAGAGCTTGGGATCAGCGGCTACTCCGACAAACGCAAGTCAGAGATCATCACAATGCTCCGCAATCACTGATTCATCGATACCGAGCGAGGAGCGTGACGACGCATGACACTGTCGCAGCCGCATGATCTCGCTGAGGAACGGGCAATTCCCCGAATCGCCGGTGACCAGTCGATGGCGTTTCTCGCTGAGGGATACCGATTTGGTCAGCGTCGCTTCGACGAGTATGGCGCGGACGCATTCCGCACCCATCTCATGGGGCGGCCCGTTCTTTTTCTGCGCGGCACCGAGGCCGCCCGGTTCTTCTATGAGGGCCAGCGGTTCACCCGCTCTGGTGCCATGCCGCGTTCTGTGCAGCACTCGCTGCAAGACGAGGGCAGCGTGCAGGCGCTCGTGGGCGAGGCACATCACGAGCGGAAGGCTCTGTTTCTGAACCTCCTTGACGAGCGCGAGCAGGGCCAGCTTCGACGCTGTTTTCGCGACGAGTGGGATGCCGCGATCGGCAGATGGGGCTCGCGCCGCGTGCGGCTCTACGACGAGGCCGCCGATGTCTTGACGCGCGCAGCGTGCGCGTGGGCGGGGATCTCGATTGACGCAGCGGATGCCCGTCGCCGTTCGATCGAGTTTGTCGCGATGATCAACGGCGCGGGGTCATTTGGCCCGAAGAACTGGCGCGGACGAGCACTGCGCCTTCGTACGGAAAAGTGGGCGCGCACCGTTGTTCAGCAGGCACGAGAGAGCGATGACGACTCCGTGGTGACGCGACTTGTTCGCTATCGCGATGCGGATGGCGGTGGGCTCGACGATGAGACGGCGGCAGTCGAGCTGCTCAACCTCGTGCGTCCGACCGTCGCCGTTGCTCATTTCATCACCTTTGCCGCGCTTGCGCTGGAGCGGCACCCGCGGTGGGCCGAGCACGTCAGGGAATCCGACGATCAGCTGCGGAGCTTCGTGCAGGAGGTGAGGCGAACCGCACCGTTCTTCCCGCTCGTCGGCGGTACCGCCGATCGCCAACTCACCTGGATGGGCGAAGAGGTCGCCGAGGGGGCGTGGGTGATGCTCGATCTGTTCGCGACGAACAGGGATGCCCGGGTTTGGGATGATCCTCTGATGTTTCGCCCCGAGCGACACGACGCAGGCCCATCCCCGAAGGACGCATTGATCGCGCAGGGAGCCGGCGATTATGCCGATGGGCATCGCTGCCCTGGCGAACCCGCGACGATCGAGTTGCTTGAGGAGGCCGTTCTGCTTCTGACCCGTTCGATGCGCTACGACGTCCCCGAGCAAAATCTTCGGGTGGACCTCGGGACGCTGCCTGCTCGGCCGGCATCCGGATTTCTGATCGAGAACGTCACTAGCTGACCTCTGCGACGAAGGCGAGCGCCGAGGCGACGGCCTGCGCTCGCAGTTACGTCATCGCCGCGAGCGAAGTGGCAAGAACCGTGTGCGGACGCAGCCACCCGACGATGGCGATGCCTACGAGGGCGGCGAGCACGAGAGCCGCCCGTCCCAGCGCACACCCACACCACGACGCTGACGGCTGCGATCGCGGTTGCGCGAACCGTCCACGTCATGCCGCGCGATGCCGTGGCCGCCCGCGGTGCGGACATGGCTCCAATCTACGCCGAAGGGGACGGATGCTGCTCGAGCAGGCTCTGCGCGAAGAACGCTGTCAGCTCGTCCGTCGCGCGAAGCGGCAGCACGTTCGCAACGTACTGGTCTGGTCGCACAACGACGACGGCGCCGTCGCGACTGACGCCGCGCTGCTCAAAGA contains these protein-coding regions:
- a CDS encoding DUF7218 family protein, translating into MPGRKNSSLKKPEMYEELRDEGASKEKAARISNAASNRGKSSVGRKGGKAGDYEDWTVDELKSRAKELGISGYSDKRKSEIITMLRNH
- a CDS encoding cytochrome P450 yields the protein MTLSQPHDLAEERAIPRIAGDQSMAFLAEGYRFGQRRFDEYGADAFRTHLMGRPVLFLRGTEAARFFYEGQRFTRSGAMPRSVQHSLQDEGSVQALVGEAHHERKALFLNLLDEREQGQLRRCFRDEWDAAIGRWGSRRVRLYDEAADVLTRAACAWAGISIDAADARRRSIEFVAMINGAGSFGPKNWRGRALRLRTEKWARTVVQQARESDDDSVVTRLVRYRDADGGGLDDETAAVELLNLVRPTVAVAHFITFAALALERHPRWAEHVRESDDQLRSFVQEVRRTAPFFPLVGGTADRQLTWMGEEVAEGAWVMLDLFATNRDARVWDDPLMFRPERHDAGPSPKDALIAQGAGDYADGHRCPGEPATIELLEEAVLLLTRSMRYDVPEQNLRVDLGTLPARPASGFLIENVTS